From the Sphingomonas mesophila genome, one window contains:
- a CDS encoding 5-methylcytosine restriction system specificity protein McrC — protein sequence MIPIENIYYLFCYAWNRFEEAQAIPLGASPSPDLPNLLGRVLLHGTRRLLRRGLDRNYQDRTEDLATVRGRIELGDTMQLQARSIRRLVCEFDELSHDLLHNQIIKASLRRLARAESIEQSLAKELVRTAARMPDVTDIWLDRSAFARVQLHRNNAYYDLLLKVAELAFDCLLPEAGGHGFAFQDILRDETKMARVFEDFVRNFYRTEQTALQVLPLTVSWDALPLSRTGTGRLPAMIADIYLKGAERRLIIDTKYYANALQRSLHGTESFQSSNLYQLFAYLKNAAADPLFASCEGMLLYPMNGSRLKETFLIQEHPVTLATIDLALPWPEIAESLLTLLQPIEIGAE from the coding sequence GTGATCCCGATCGAGAACATTTACTACCTGTTCTGTTACGCTTGGAACAGGTTTGAGGAAGCTCAGGCGATCCCGCTTGGCGCCTCCCCAAGCCCCGACCTGCCAAACCTGCTCGGACGAGTGCTGCTCCATGGAACAAGGCGTCTGCTGCGCCGGGGTCTCGATCGCAACTACCAGGACCGGACCGAGGACCTTGCCACCGTGCGCGGCCGCATTGAACTCGGCGACACGATGCAACTGCAAGCAAGAAGTATCCGGCGGCTAGTGTGTGAGTTCGACGAGCTCAGTCACGACTTGCTGCACAATCAAATCATCAAGGCGTCGTTGCGCCGCTTGGCGCGGGCCGAATCCATCGAGCAAAGCCTTGCGAAGGAGCTCGTGCGAACGGCTGCGCGCATGCCAGATGTGACCGACATTTGGCTCGACCGCTCGGCCTTCGCTCGAGTCCAGCTTCACCGCAACAATGCCTATTACGACTTGCTCCTCAAAGTCGCTGAGCTCGCATTCGACTGCTTGCTCCCGGAAGCGGGCGGACATGGCTTCGCATTTCAAGATATTCTGCGCGACGAAACGAAGATGGCTCGGGTGTTCGAAGACTTCGTGCGAAATTTTTACCGCACTGAACAGACCGCGCTGCAGGTCTTGCCTTTGACTGTCTCATGGGATGCACTGCCGCTTTCAAGAACAGGGACCGGCCGCCTGCCTGCAATGATCGCGGACATTTACCTGAAGGGTGCCGAGCGGCGCCTGATCATCGACACCAAGTACTATGCGAACGCACTACAGCGCAGCTTGCACGGCACCGAAAGTTTTCAGTCGAGCAATCTCTATCAGCTCTTCGCTTACCTAAAGAATGCGGCCGCGGACCCGCTCTTTGCCAGCTGCGAGGGGATGCTGCTGTATCCGATGAACGGCAGCCGCCTCAAAGAAACGTTCCTTATACAGGAGCATCCTGTCACGCTTGCCACGATCGACCTGGCTCTTCCGTGGCCCGAGATCGCCGAAAGCCTCCTGACCTTGTTACAGCCGATCGAAATTGGCGCGGAATAG
- a CDS encoding thermonuclease family protein, translated as MPLQPRFIIAPDTPEVVEDTDFLWAKPTKVFDGDGFAADVWHPVREKWLPRVPFRFAFIDAPEMKQPFGPEAQQALHHLIGGRKLRVDPIVKESSPDLPLDQYKRLLCMAYVTEELGEGHVAYFVNGKAGQGMVRNARTVTRNIELEMIVNGWAWVVTQYSFDREEEYFSAQHDARRHRRGLWATENPEAPWAFKQRQKRQRQSGGRHSRLPLNRCGVATCDGALVEREGAHGRFLGCSNFPQCRYRQPI; from the coding sequence ATGCCGCTCCAACCGCGCTTCATTATCGCCCCGGATACACCAGAGGTGGTGGAAGACACCGACTTCTTGTGGGCCAAGCCGACGAAGGTGTTCGACGGGGACGGATTTGCCGCTGATGTCTGGCATCCGGTGCGTGAGAAGTGGTTGCCTCGCGTCCCATTTCGTTTTGCATTTATCGATGCTCCTGAGATGAAGCAGCCCTTCGGACCGGAGGCTCAGCAGGCGCTGCACCATCTGATCGGAGGCAGAAAACTACGCGTCGATCCGATCGTCAAAGAGTCTTCCCCCGACCTTCCACTGGATCAATACAAGCGGCTGCTCTGCATGGCTTATGTGACCGAGGAATTGGGCGAGGGGCACGTGGCTTACTTCGTGAACGGGAAAGCGGGGCAAGGGATGGTACGGAACGCTCGAACGGTCACACGAAACATAGAACTTGAGATGATAGTGAACGGGTGGGCTTGGGTCGTTACGCAATATTCTTTCGATCGCGAGGAAGAGTACTTCTCAGCTCAGCATGATGCTCGACGCCATCGGCGAGGTCTCTGGGCAACTGAGAACCCAGAGGCTCCATGGGCATTCAAGCAGAGGCAGAAACGGCAGCGGCAGAGCGGTGGACGCCACTCCCGCTTACCTCTGAACCGGTGCGGGGTCGCGACGTGCGACGGAGCATTGGTTGAGCGGGAAGGCGCTCACGGTCGCTTTCTCGGCTGCTCTAATTTCCCGCAATGTCGATACAGGCAGCCAATCTAA
- a CDS encoding TfoX/Sxy family protein — translation MATQQRTIGYLVEQSSSAGMVSAKPMFGEFGLYVDGKMIGSVCDDQLFLKPTAAGRVHAEPVPEAPPYPGAKPQLLIEADRWDDARWLGELLRITAAELPAPKSRKAKRSE, via the coding sequence ATGGCGACGCAACAACGCACGATCGGCTACCTGGTCGAACAGTCGTCCAGCGCGGGTATGGTGTCAGCAAAGCCGATGTTCGGCGAGTTCGGACTGTACGTCGACGGCAAGATGATCGGGTCCGTCTGCGACGATCAGCTCTTCCTGAAGCCGACGGCAGCGGGCCGCGTCCATGCCGAACCGGTTCCTGAAGCGCCGCCATATCCCGGTGCCAAACCGCAGCTGCTAATCGAAGCCGATCGTTGGGACGATGCCAGATGGCTCGGCGAGCTGCTGCGCATCACGGCTGCGGAGCTGCCGGCACCTAAGTCTCGAAAAGCGAAGCGGAGCGAGTAG
- a CDS encoding helix-turn-helix domain-containing protein — translation MRELEPFSDEACALMMEHEGTYLLFWREQRGLTQEQLAARSGLDLQRIQVLESDYDAMTAEEAAALAETLRVTPENIVMPDDMIGDTMLPYEPNA, via the coding sequence ATGCGTGAACTAGAACCTTTTTCAGATGAAGCATGCGCTCTGATGATGGAGCATGAGGGAACTTACCTTTTGTTCTGGCGGGAGCAGCGGGGCCTTACCCAAGAGCAACTCGCTGCCCGCTCCGGCTTGGATCTTCAACGTATTCAGGTGCTTGAGAGTGACTACGACGCGATGACCGCAGAAGAGGCTGCCGCGTTGGCCGAGACACTCCGTGTAACCCCCGAAAACATTGTGATGCCTGATGACATGATCGGCGACACTATGCTCCCATATGAGCCGAACGCCTGA
- a CDS encoding PP2C family protein-serine/threonine phosphatase, whose translation MSKCWACTHVGHRRESNEDTVEVSSRNPHGKLHRWRGYVSNNGGWALVADGMGGHAAGEVASELALELLRPVMHRLEDEGEVTSALNAVNDGLFEAMARNPALYGMGTTIAGVVLRGTEALAFNVGDSRIYMFSEGKLTRLSIDHVIDGHVLTQCLGGYSGAPLKPHARRFRLEPYSKLMICSDGLTDLVSDDEIAGLLSGHSGAFPALRLTKSALKAGGDDNISVVVFEIDLDDF comes from the coding sequence ATGTCAAAATGCTGGGCATGCACGCACGTAGGGCATCGGCGAGAAAGCAACGAAGACACAGTAGAGGTCTCCTCACGCAATCCGCACGGAAAGCTCCATCGTTGGAGAGGCTACGTCTCGAACAATGGGGGCTGGGCGCTGGTTGCAGACGGCATGGGGGGGCACGCTGCGGGAGAAGTCGCTAGCGAGTTGGCTCTCGAATTGCTTCGACCCGTGATGCACCGGCTTGAAGATGAGGGCGAAGTCACAAGCGCACTTAACGCGGTGAACGACGGCCTCTTCGAAGCGATGGCGCGAAACCCCGCGCTTTATGGAATGGGCACAACCATCGCTGGAGTTGTCCTGCGCGGCACAGAGGCACTCGCGTTCAACGTTGGTGACAGCCGTATCTATATGTTCTCGGAAGGCAAGCTCACGAGGTTGAGCATTGATCATGTGATTGACGGTCACGTTCTGACTCAGTGCCTGGGCGGCTACTCGGGAGCTCCGCTAAAGCCGCATGCGCGAAGGTTTCGGCTTGAACCCTATTCGAAACTGATGATTTGCTCAGACGGTCTGACGGACCTGGTGTCAGATGATGAGATCGCGGGTTTGCTGTCAGGCCACAGTGGCGCGTTTCCAGCGCTTCGGCTCACAAAGTCAGCCCTAAAGGCGGGAGGGGACGATAACATCTCAGTCGTTGTTTTCGAGATAGATCTGGATGACTTCTAA
- a CDS encoding DUF5681 domain-containing protein, with product MSDDQNGKVGWGCPPIGSRFKPGTSGNPRGRPRGRREKDLYDAILGQMVTVREEGVERRVRADEAFLLQLTAKGLAGDSVMTRAALQAFEFDALHSPPQQSRVIVYSVYPEPGDLRQTIQQIGVATLLDGYRPSARLALETWVIEEALARLGDRQLAVDEQRIVLAAARMPNKVRWPAWWSVYES from the coding sequence ATGAGTGACGATCAAAATGGAAAGGTTGGTTGGGGCTGTCCGCCAATCGGCTCCAGGTTCAAGCCGGGCACAAGCGGCAACCCTCGGGGAAGGCCTCGCGGGAGACGAGAGAAAGACCTTTACGATGCTATCCTCGGTCAGATGGTCACGGTGCGCGAGGAGGGAGTGGAACGACGGGTGCGAGCTGATGAAGCATTTCTACTCCAGCTAACTGCGAAGGGGCTAGCAGGGGACAGCGTGATGACGCGAGCTGCACTTCAAGCTTTCGAGTTTGATGCTCTGCACTCGCCCCCACAGCAATCTCGGGTAATCGTGTATTCTGTCTACCCAGAACCTGGTGATCTCCGCCAAACGATCCAGCAGATCGGTGTTGCGACGCTGCTTGATGGATACAGGCCGAGTGCTCGGCTTGCCCTTGAGACTTGGGTGATCGAAGAAGCCCTGGCGCGCCTTGGGGATCGGCAGCTTGCAGTGGATGAGCAAAGAATTGTCCTCGCCGCTGCTCGTATGCCTAACAAAGTTCGCTGGCCTGCCTGGTGGTCTGTTTACGAGAGCTAA
- a CDS encoding DUF5681 domain-containing protein: MHEISHPKASARSKSGRAGPRKGKPQGRCQTGSDSPFAQLRGRKIKVQMDGIERELTLAEALLYKTLQQALAGKRMAIREILKRIQAHEKGNEPARRTLVTFLVKQDRPQSVDRAMLALGIAAEVPGMSQSHGGPQLVLEPWAVARGLARGKGRQLSNKDIRALKSQTRDPDSVAWPQGPDHE; the protein is encoded by the coding sequence ATGCATGAGATCTCCCATCCTAAAGCATCGGCTCGCTCGAAGTCCGGGAGGGCGGGCCCTCGGAAGGGCAAGCCTCAGGGCCGTTGTCAGACCGGGTCGGATTCGCCGTTCGCCCAGCTTCGGGGTCGCAAGATCAAAGTTCAGATGGACGGGATCGAACGCGAGCTGACCCTCGCGGAGGCGCTTCTCTACAAAACGCTCCAGCAGGCACTTGCAGGCAAGCGAATGGCCATCCGTGAGATACTCAAGCGGATCCAGGCGCATGAGAAGGGCAACGAGCCCGCGCGACGCACTCTCGTGACGTTCCTCGTCAAACAGGACAGACCTCAAAGCGTCGACCGGGCCATGCTTGCTCTGGGTATTGCCGCCGAGGTGCCCGGGATGTCTCAGTCGCACGGCGGACCGCAGCTAGTGCTAGAGCCTTGGGCTGTCGCACGCGGCCTAGCTCGGGGCAAAGGCCGTCAGCTTAGCAACAAAGACATTCGCGCGCTTAAGTCGCAAACTCGCGATCCGGACTCCGTCGCCTGGCCGCAAGGTCCCGATCATGAGTGA
- a CDS encoding site-specific DNA-methyltransferase: MSIRLTHKALDDIIPYVNNARLHPRKQIAQLRASIKANGFTNPILVDNAGVIIAGHGRLIAARELGLTSVPVIELRDLTPDQARALRLADNKIALNSGWDVDLLRLELGELVSGGIEIDLEATGFSSGEIDVLLNPVADPDDDAIPEVRAEPRASLGDIWELGDHRIGCGDARDAAFVREVIGGWGKVDCCFLDPPYNVAIQGHANVKTKHREFAMASGEMSTSEFRSFLMATVGNCVASSRDGAVHFVCMDWRHMGDLTAVGDELYGDQLNLCVWNKSNAGMGSLYRSKHELVSVYRVGTAPHTNAVELGRHGRNRTNVWDYASVNSFQGAKRGDLKLHPTVKPTALVADAIQDVTQRGDLVLDTFLGSGTTLIASERTGRRFRGLDIDPAYVDVALDRWTAMTGGTPRRIVEGGSDA, translated from the coding sequence ATTGCGCAACTTAGGGCCTCCATCAAAGCTAACGGATTTACCAATCCCATTCTTGTCGACAATGCTGGCGTAATCATTGCTGGTCACGGGCGGCTAATTGCTGCTCGCGAACTTGGCTTAACCAGCGTCCCAGTGATTGAGCTTCGAGACCTCACTCCGGACCAGGCCCGGGCACTGCGGTTGGCTGATAACAAGATTGCTCTCAACTCTGGCTGGGATGTTGACCTGCTGCGGCTTGAGCTCGGCGAGCTGGTGTCAGGTGGTATCGAGATTGATCTTGAAGCAACCGGCTTCTCAAGCGGCGAAATCGATGTCCTGCTAAACCCGGTGGCTGACCCGGACGACGATGCCATCCCGGAGGTAAGGGCCGAGCCGCGGGCTAGCCTCGGAGATATATGGGAGTTGGGAGACCATCGGATTGGATGTGGCGACGCACGTGACGCCGCCTTTGTTCGGGAAGTTATTGGTGGTTGGGGCAAAGTTGACTGCTGCTTCCTCGACCCTCCGTACAACGTCGCCATACAGGGTCATGCCAACGTCAAAACGAAACATCGGGAATTCGCCATGGCGTCCGGGGAAATGAGCACCTCGGAATTTCGCTCATTCCTCATGGCAACCGTGGGTAACTGCGTTGCAAGTTCCCGCGATGGCGCCGTCCACTTCGTTTGCATGGACTGGCGGCACATGGGCGATCTGACGGCCGTAGGGGACGAGCTCTACGGCGATCAGCTGAACCTATGTGTTTGGAACAAGTCCAACGCCGGAATGGGGTCCCTTTACCGGTCAAAGCACGAGCTCGTGTCTGTCTACCGCGTCGGCACGGCGCCCCACACGAACGCAGTTGAGCTTGGGCGGCACGGTCGCAACCGCACGAACGTATGGGACTATGCTTCCGTTAACTCGTTCCAGGGCGCCAAGCGTGGCGACCTGAAGCTGCACCCGACCGTAAAGCCCACCGCATTGGTCGCTGACGCAATCCAGGATGTCACACAGCGTGGCGACCTCGTGCTTGATACCTTTTTAGGTTCGGGCACTACCCTCATAGCCAGTGAGCGTACGGGGCGGAGATTTCGGGGTCTCGACATTGATCCGGCCTACGTAGACGTGGCTCTCGATCGCTGGACCGCCATGACCGGCGGAACTCCGCGTCGGATAGTCGAAGGCGGCTCCGATGCATGA